The sequence CTAGATATGAATCGGAGATCGGTTTTAGTGAAATAGATCCGACCATCTTCGTACCAAACCCGGAAATACCTAGTTAACCTTTCAAGAACATTGAGGCAGCCCGTTTTGGCTGCCTCTAATTATTTGGCTGTGCTGAGATTCTAACCTTTCTGTGCCCAGGGTCGGACTCGAACCGACGACCCTTTGTTCTTCAGACAAATGCTCTAGCCAACTGAGCTACCTGGGCTTATTTAATTTTACAAATTTTCTTCTGTGGTATTTTCTTCACTGCCGCCACCGGAACTTGCTTCTGCTTCTTCCGAATTGTCAAAATTATCAAGAAAACCTTCAAATGCTCCGGATGCGTCTGCATTCATTTCATCACTATTTTCAAGTGTTTCTTGAAAACTCTCAAAGAAAGCTTGCATTTCGGCAATATACGGCTGAGCCAAATAGTAAAGAAGTACAAATAGGCCTATAACCACCAACCAACGCACAACTCGCATTAGAGTTGCCATACGCTGCGCGCGTTGCATCTTCTCTAGCATCCGATGGTTTTCCTCGGTTAGCCGCGCAGTTTTTACCAATAATTCTTCTAGTTCATCTGGCTCCACGTACAAAATTGTAGCTTAAAAAAAGCCAAAAGTGAAGTGCTGTTTTGAGTTTTTGTTGTTACCATTTTCTCCCTTTGTTACCGCCGATATCTGACATCTTGAGCAGATATTGACATATATATAGATATATGTTATATTTTTAATAGTTTGGGATCGTCTTGGTTCCAAATATGTACACATACAAATAAAAAAGTTGGAAGGAAGAGGTGGAACTGTGGACTTCATCGCGACGCATTGGTACATTTGGGCCGGATTGCTCATTTTGAGCTTTGGCTACGTGGTTGTCCATCACATTCTTGTATATACGCCACCTACGCCGAGGCTGTCGAAGAAACAGTTGGACAGAGAGCATCTGAAGGACTTTCTAGCGATGCTTGTTGTGGCCGTTTGTCTCAGTTTGTTGATCATTGCCAACCGCATCGATCCACTGCTCTAGCCTCGCGTTACCCTTTGCCTCGCGCAGATATGTCTTCTGCGCGGGGCTTTTATTTTCGCTTCGCTCAGTTTGTGCCCCCGGTAGGAAACTCTCCTTACAGGAGCGGTACAGATTTCAAATCGTGCTCGCAAAGCTCCGCACGATATATTCCCTCCTTACAGGAGCAGTACAGGTTGTCGATAGTTTGCTTCGCAAGCTCTCAAACTATCTGGCAACCTTCTCAAACAGTCCCCCGGACTGTTTGAGCTTTTCGATTCCTACGCGCGAGCAAAGAAATTTGCTCGCTCGTGGTCACAAACCTTTCGCTTCGCTCAACTTGTGCCCCCGGTAGGAATCGAACCTACATTTAGACGTTAGGAGTGTCTTGTTCTATCCATTGAACTACGGGGGCAAGACGCTACCACTATACCACAAACACCGCCCAAAGGCGGTGCTACAAGGATAATTTAGATGTTGCTCTGAGCTTATGACAAAAGCTCTTCTAACTTTGCTTGGTTGAAACCAACCATGATCTCATCCCCTATCATTATTACCGGAACTCCCATTTGACCCGTCTTCTCGATCATCTCTTTTTGTTTTTCTACATTTTCTGAGACGTCGTAATCTGTGTATTCAATTCCTTTGTCTTGAAAGTAGTTCTTGGCCAAATTGCAAAAATGACAAGTTGGGGTGGAGTATATAGTTACATTTTTCATTATATTTATGTGTGATTACTTATAAGCCCAAATAGTATATCACTAGTAGGCCCATAAATGTAAGTATTTACATAAATCTAATTTGTTATATATTCCACAGAGGAGGTTGCCATGGGTAACGAAAAGGAACTTTTGAGTAACGTCTTGGGAGTATTGGTCGTCATTACATTTGCCTGTCTTGTTGCGTTTGGTGTTCCTTACCTCATCTACGAGACCATTCCGTGGTTATTCTGGATGTTGGCGGGTATATACGCACTCTCGATCATTTCCATACCGATCATGATCCTAGACGTTAGATACGAGAAAAAAGAGTAGGCGATTCATTTTAATGGATCGCCTTTTTCTTTTATCTAACTATTTTCATCTATTTCCGCGATACACTGATCGAATTCTTCTGTCTCTGTCCAACCACATTCCCCATCCGCTTGCCGCTCGCAAATGGCCGAATCATAACAGGCATATTCAGGTCGCCATTCGCAACTGGTTACCACATTCGGATCGTCCGAGCAGATCTGTCCGGAACATCCACCCACATAGCACGTGCTATCTTTTCCAGCTGATTCTGAAGAAGAAGCTACTTCTATGGGAATAAACATCTGATCATCATTTTCCGGTAATCCGGAAGCGTTAGCTCGATGTAAAACCAACCTAGCTTCCCCAGAGTAATTACCTTCAACTTCTATTTCAGCCGTAAATGACACAAAATCTTCGGTCATCCAATCTCCACCGGCAGTGGCGTACGTTTCGGCTAGAATTTCTCCGTCTTCATTTTCTACTGAAACGGGAAAAGTAGCCTCAAAGAACCAGTAGCCACGCGCCTGACCTTCGATAGTAAAATTACTGCCTACTTCTTCGCCCGGTCTCGGAGAAGAGACTCTTATAAGATCATGTTTGTCCATCTCGTTTCCTATGTCTCGCGTAAACGTTTCTCCCCCGGGAACGCTGCACTGTTCCGGATATGACTCCATAACAGGATACCCCGCCTCCACACATTCTTCAAAAGAGGTTATAGTTTTATTTTTTCCTTTATCACCTTTTTGGTTCGCAATCGCATATATACCAACGATCGTCAATACAACCAAAGCAACTAAAAAGGTGACAGTTGTTATTGTTTTTATTTTCATACATACTTACTGACGATTTAACCGTCCGCATTCTTACCACTGGCAACCAATACTACCGCTCTACGTTCTATTTTATTTGAATTTTCTTCCGGAGCTATTTGGGAGAGCTTAACTCTATATCCAAATGCGTTAATCACACCACCCTCTGTCAGAGTGACTATTTCTACGTCGCCTTCGCTGTGTTTCAGAGAAATTTCGGCACTCTGACAAGATCCCCCCGCTTCACAGTCAGAACGAATTACTATGTCTTCAAACCTGACCACCATATCTTCAAAAGTCTCTTCTGAATTAAGTACTATATCAAAGGCCTTATCATAAGAATAAAAGCCATCGCTTTCATCACCTTCTTCAACGCTCGCACTTTCCACTGTGTGTTCCGGCGCTTTTTCTTCTAGACCGGCTGCCTCACTCTCCGGCTGAACATAGAGAGAGATCGCTAAGCCAGATAATAGAACGAGAACAAAAAGAGCAATTGATAAAGCTACAGAGTATTTTATTTTCATTCCTCAGAAAATTTATTATAGATCCTCTGCGCTTCTTCACTTCTCGGTTTGACGAACTTCTCTTCCAAACTTTGTTTTATCATTTCGATCAACTTGAGCGCGTGTTTGTGGCTATAATTACCACGGAAGTTTTCCTCTATTGACTCTCTTTGTTTTTTAGGGATCCTGCGAACCACCTCGTTGTTGACATAGGAAGGCGAGAACACATACACCTCACTTATATCAAACTTCTTAACAACTCCTTTTAGTTTCTCTTCAAGCTTGTTCAGAAAATGATTTACTTCTTTCTCCTCCTCTTCTTCCGAAGACCTTCCCCTGACTATCGCTCCTCCTACAGAGCGGTGCTGAATTCTTTCTCTGGTATCTCCTTCGAGTT comes from Candidatus Campbellbacteria bacterium and encodes:
- a CDS encoding glutaredoxin family protein is translated as MKNVTIYSTPTCHFCNLAKNYFQDKGIEYTDYDVSENVEKQKEMIEKTGQMGVPVIMIGDEIMVGFNQAKLEELLS
- a CDS encoding Gmad2 immunoglobulin-like domain-containing protein, translating into MKIKTITTVTFLVALVVLTIVGIYAIANQKGDKGKNKTITSFEECVEAGYPVMESYPEQCSVPGGETFTRDIGNEMDKHDLIRVSSPRPGEEVGSNFTIEGQARGYWFFEATFPVSVENEDGEILAETYATAGGDWMTEDFVSFTAEIEVEGNYSGEARLVLHRANASGLPENDDQMFIPIEVASSSESAGKDSTCYVGGCSGQICSDDPNVVTSCEWRPEYACYDSAICERQADGECGWTETEEFDQCIAEIDENS